In Sporosarcina psychrophila, a genomic segment contains:
- the asnB gene encoding asparagine synthase (glutamine-hydrolyzing), whose translation MCGITGWIDWHQDLTQQVFIVEKMANSLAKRGPDASNVWSSRHLLLGHTRLIVVDPAGGIQPMSIEKNNHTFTIVYNGELYNTEEIRKELLQRGYSFQSYSDTEVLLTAYIEWGENCVMHLNGIFAFAVWDQHREQLFMARDRLGVKPLFYREENESLIFGSEIKAILAHPKVKSEVDREGFQEIFGLGPSRTPGHGVFRGINELRPAHALIYNRNGLKTWRYWNVESKKHHHTLDETAEQVKILVKDAVERQLVADVPVCTFLSGGIDSSAISSFASEYFKKEGRGTLHTYSIDYEHNNQYFKASSFQPDQDAPWIEKMQQYLGSIHHSAIINNDQLANLLEEAVMMRDLPGMADVDSSLLWFCEQMKQDYTVALSGECADEIFGGYPWFYKEELLHGKEFPWMRSQTERQQLLLPHWQKKLDLEGYVRNRYNETISEVPLLGGETQIEARHREMSYLNMIWFMSTLLERKDRMSMGASLEVRVPFADHRIVEYAWNIPWEMKMLNGQEKGILRKALEGVLPNEILYRKKSPYPKTHHQTYMKLVKTKLNDILDNKTSPLLELVSKQRVKDIIDSDGSSFKVPWFGQLMTGPQLIAHLSQINMWLVNYNINIIDN comes from the coding sequence GTGTGTGGAATAACAGGATGGATTGATTGGCATCAAGATTTGACACAGCAAGTATTCATTGTGGAAAAGATGGCGAATTCATTGGCGAAGCGTGGTCCGGATGCTTCTAATGTATGGAGTTCGCGCCATCTGTTACTTGGTCATACCCGGCTTATAGTTGTCGATCCTGCCGGAGGTATACAGCCGATGTCAATAGAAAAAAACAACCATACTTTTACTATCGTATATAACGGAGAGCTTTATAATACAGAAGAAATTAGAAAGGAATTACTACAAAGAGGGTACTCTTTTCAGTCATATTCCGATACGGAAGTGTTACTGACGGCATATATCGAATGGGGAGAAAATTGCGTAATGCATCTAAATGGAATTTTTGCATTTGCTGTTTGGGATCAACACCGAGAGCAGCTTTTTATGGCAAGAGACCGACTTGGTGTCAAACCTCTATTTTATCGTGAAGAAAACGAATCGCTCATATTTGGTTCAGAGATTAAAGCAATACTTGCACATCCAAAAGTGAAAAGTGAAGTGGACAGGGAGGGGTTTCAGGAAATATTTGGATTAGGGCCATCCCGGACTCCTGGTCATGGTGTCTTTCGGGGCATTAATGAACTTCGCCCAGCTCATGCATTAATTTACAATCGAAATGGACTGAAAACTTGGCGGTATTGGAATGTAGAAAGCAAAAAGCATCATCATACGTTAGATGAGACGGCTGAACAAGTAAAAATTCTTGTAAAGGATGCCGTTGAGCGCCAGTTAGTTGCTGATGTACCTGTTTGTACATTCTTATCTGGAGGAATTGATTCGAGTGCTATTAGTTCATTTGCTTCAGAATATTTTAAAAAAGAGGGACGCGGTACCCTTCATACGTACTCCATTGACTACGAGCACAACAATCAATATTTCAAAGCGAGTTCCTTTCAGCCTGATCAAGATGCACCATGGATAGAGAAAATGCAACAATATTTGGGGTCTATTCATCACTCGGCTATTATAAATAATGATCAGCTGGCAAATCTGTTGGAAGAAGCAGTGATGATGAGAGATTTACCTGGTATGGCAGACGTAGACTCATCATTGTTATGGTTTTGCGAACAGATGAAACAAGATTATACAGTTGCATTGTCTGGTGAGTGTGCGGATGAGATCTTCGGAGGATATCCATGGTTCTATAAAGAAGAACTGCTGCACGGAAAGGAGTTTCCGTGGATGCGGTCACAAACGGAAAGACAGCAGCTGTTGCTTCCACATTGGCAAAAGAAACTCGATTTGGAAGGGTATGTGAGGAATCGCTATAACGAAACGATTAGTGAAGTGCCTCTTCTAGGGGGAGAAACCCAAATAGAAGCACGGCACCGGGAAATGTCTTATTTAAATATGATTTGGTTTATGTCAACGCTTCTGGAGCGAAAAGATCGCATGAGTATGGGAGCAAGTTTAGAAGTACGGGTTCCATTCGCCGATCACCGAATTGTTGAATATGCCTGGAACATACCGTGGGAAATGAAAATGCTGAACGGCCAAGAGAAAGGAATATTACGAAAGGCTTTAGAAGGAGTACTTCCTAATGAAATTCTATACCGGAAAAAGAGTCCGTACCCTAAAACACATCATCAAACATATATGAAACTCGTAAAGACTAAGTTAAACGACATCCTAGATAATAAAACATCTCCCCTACTAGAACTTGTCTCAAAACAAAGAGTCAAGGACATCATCGATTCAGACGGATCCTCATTCAAAGTTCCTTGGTTCGGTCAGCTTATGACAGGCCCCCAACTCATCGCCCACCTATCCCAAATTAACATGTGGTTAGTAAACTACAACATAAACATCATTGATAACTAA
- a CDS encoding alpha/beta fold hydrolase, with protein MTIQRKKLIDTCDNRRLYSKYSQKSTPSVIFIAGLGDSCETWNEVQGRISQETSTFSYDRAGVGRSRVTSAPRTCLDLVEELSELLLELEVQPPYVLVGHSFGGLVARLYASLYPQVISGIILVDAAPEYKELAYEKVLPKKLVAGNREYFENPMLNSEKIDKVQSYKQIVDYFRISDIPLSIITRGLPDKSDGEWPDKEILEIEQRLQVDFQWLSTSSKHRIACRSGHYIHHDEPEIVIEEIIIMLKGMGKQTMQG; from the coding sequence GTGACTATTCAACGTAAAAAGTTAATTGATACCTGCGATAACCGCAGGCTGTACAGTAAATATTCACAAAAAAGTACACCGAGCGTAATTTTCATAGCTGGATTAGGCGATAGTTGTGAGACTTGGAACGAGGTCCAAGGCCGAATATCTCAGGAAACATCTACCTTTTCTTACGACAGGGCGGGTGTTGGCAGGAGCCGTGTGACATCCGCCCCGCGGACTTGCCTTGATCTGGTAGAGGAGCTTTCCGAATTGTTGCTAGAGCTTGAGGTCCAACCGCCCTATGTATTGGTGGGGCATTCTTTTGGCGGTTTGGTCGCCAGATTGTATGCAAGCCTTTATCCGCAGGTCATTTCCGGTATAATTTTGGTTGATGCTGCGCCCGAATATAAAGAGCTTGCGTATGAAAAGGTTTTGCCTAAAAAGTTGGTTGCAGGAAATAGGGAATATTTCGAGAATCCTATGTTAAATAGTGAGAAGATCGATAAGGTACAGAGTTATAAACAAATCGTTGATTATTTCCGAATAAGTGACATTCCTCTCTCAATTATCACAAGAGGCTTACCGGATAAGAGTGACGGGGAATGGCCTGATAAGGAAATACTGGAAATTGAGCAAAGGCTGCAAGTAGATTTCCAGTGGCTGTCAACGTCAAGCAAACACCGGATTGCTTGTCGGAGCGGACATTATATTCATCACGATGAACCGGAAATTGTGATCGAGGAGATTATTATAATGCTGAAGGGGATGGGAAAGCAAACGATGCAAGGATGA
- a CDS encoding MarR family winged helix-turn-helix transcriptional regulator — translation MEKIIPIFHSLSKSMRGIHKSSCNVISIVQSSILYEISLMNKPSMQMVAEAVGMDITTFSRQIGTLEKKELVVRTPYEGDRRIYLLSLTGKGSDMVVAINGIIASKMENALASMNDFERETVLRSMHVLEVKLRGN, via the coding sequence ATGGAAAAAATCATTCCTATTTTTCACTCGTTATCTAAAAGCATGCGTGGCATTCATAAGTCGAGTTGCAATGTGATTTCAATCGTTCAAAGTTCAATACTTTATGAGATTTCATTAATGAATAAACCGTCCATGCAAATGGTGGCTGAAGCTGTCGGTATGGACATCACGACGTTTTCCAGACAGATTGGTACGTTGGAGAAGAAAGAGCTGGTCGTCCGAACTCCTTATGAAGGAGACCGGAGAATATATTTATTGTCGTTAACTGGAAAGGGCAGTGACATGGTGGTGGCCATCAATGGAATCATTGCTTCCAAAATGGAGAATGCCTTGGCTTCTATGAATGACTTTGAACGTGAAACAGTCCTTCGCTCTATGCATGTATTGGAGGTAAAGCTGCGAGGGAACTAA
- the msrA gene encoding peptide-methionine (S)-S-oxide reductase MsrA produces MTKEIVEKATFAGGCFWCMVKPFKEWDGIHDVVSGYMGGHVVNPTYEDVKKGDSGHLEVVEITYDPSVFSYDKLLDVFWQQIDPTDADGQFQDRGHSYSTAIFYYTDEQRQIAETSKDKLGASGTFSKPIVTPIRPTETFYRAEDYHQDYHAKEQGHYEEDRALSGRDEFIAGHWS; encoded by the coding sequence ATGACTAAAGAAATAGTTGAAAAAGCCACATTTGCTGGTGGTTGTTTTTGGTGTATGGTGAAACCATTTAAAGAGTGGGACGGTATCCACGACGTCGTATCCGGTTATATGGGAGGACATGTTGTGAATCCTACATATGAAGATGTCAAAAAGGGCGACTCTGGTCATTTAGAGGTCGTCGAAATCACATATGATCCATCCGTTTTTTCCTATGATAAATTACTGGATGTATTTTGGCAGCAAATCGACCCGACCGATGCAGATGGACAATTCCAAGACCGCGGACATTCGTATTCAACAGCTATCTTCTATTATACAGATGAGCAGCGTCAAATTGCCGAAACGTCTAAAGATAAACTTGGTGCAAGCGGTACATTCTCTAAACCGATTGTGACACCAATCCGTCCCACTGAAACATTTTACCGTGCAGAAGACTATCACCAGGATTATCACGCAAAAGAACAAGGGCATTACGAAGAAGACCGCGCACTTTCTGGTCGGGATGAATTTATCGCAGGGCACTGGTCGTAA
- the thrS gene encoding threonine--tRNA ligase yields the protein MNDKQIEIRFPDSSRKNFPLGITLADIAQSISLSLRKNVVAGKVNEQLYDLSQCIMEDAAITLFTKESIEGLEVLRHTTAHVLGQAVKRLYDDSKLGIGPIIEHGFYYDFLSDTSVTSNDLVMIEKKMQAIIEEDLKIERIEVTYGEAEELFEKRGELFKLELLKDIPADEKISLYKQGEFIDLCRGPHLPSTGWIKAFKLTQVSGAYWRGDSDNQVMQRIYGISFLKKKDLEQHLYFLEEAEKRDHRKLGKQLELFMFSEEAPGMPFYLPNGQIIRTELENFSRALQTKAGYAEVHTPFMMNQRLWEQSGHWDHYHENMYFSEVENAKFAMKPMNCPGHMLIFKNSLHSYRDLPIRMAEFGQVHRHEFSGALNGLLRVRTFCQDDAHIFVRHNQIKSEIKQVVHLIDEVYQTFGFEYSIELSTRPEQSLGSDEIWNDSEEALKNVLDDLAVTYQLNEGDGAFYGPKIDFHIKDALGRSHQCGTIQLDFQMPEKFDLTYIDENNEKVRPVVIHRAIFGSIDRFFGILIEHFAGAFPTWLAPRQVQIVPVSSVHLDYALNVQSVLRNEGIRVEIDQRNEKLGYKVREAQLQKVSYTLILGDKEVSDGTVNVREFGSQKTECLSIEGFALLIKQQIEQRVL from the coding sequence ATGAATGACAAGCAAATTGAGATTCGATTTCCAGACAGTAGCCGAAAGAATTTTCCTCTAGGTATTACATTAGCGGATATTGCACAGTCCATTAGCTTAAGTTTGAGAAAGAATGTTGTAGCGGGAAAAGTGAATGAACAATTATATGATTTATCACAATGCATTATGGAGGATGCTGCGATTACACTTTTCACAAAGGAATCGATAGAAGGACTCGAAGTTCTAAGGCACACAACTGCACATGTGCTAGGGCAGGCGGTTAAAAGACTTTATGACGATTCGAAGTTAGGGATTGGCCCCATAATTGAACACGGTTTTTACTATGACTTTCTATCGGATACAAGCGTCACTTCGAATGATTTAGTAATGATTGAAAAAAAGATGCAAGCTATTATCGAAGAAGATTTGAAAATTGAACGTATAGAAGTCACGTATGGAGAGGCAGAAGAACTATTTGAGAAGCGTGGCGAATTGTTTAAATTAGAACTATTAAAAGACATACCAGCGGACGAGAAAATTTCCCTTTATAAACAAGGAGAATTTATAGACCTTTGCCGCGGACCACATTTACCGTCAACTGGATGGATAAAAGCATTCAAGTTAACGCAGGTGTCAGGTGCTTATTGGCGGGGAGATAGTGATAATCAAGTGATGCAACGTATCTATGGAATTTCCTTTTTGAAAAAGAAAGACTTAGAACAGCATTTGTATTTTTTGGAGGAAGCAGAAAAAAGGGATCATCGAAAACTTGGAAAGCAACTTGAATTATTCATGTTCTCTGAGGAAGCACCAGGCATGCCGTTCTATTTACCGAATGGGCAGATAATACGCACTGAGCTAGAGAACTTTTCACGTGCACTACAGACGAAGGCGGGGTACGCAGAAGTCCACACGCCTTTCATGATGAATCAACGTCTGTGGGAGCAATCGGGGCACTGGGATCATTACCATGAGAATATGTATTTTTCAGAAGTGGAAAACGCAAAATTTGCTATGAAGCCGATGAACTGTCCGGGCCATATGCTAATTTTCAAAAATAGTCTTCATTCATACCGTGATTTACCAATACGTATGGCTGAATTCGGTCAAGTCCATCGACATGAATTTAGTGGTGCTCTTAACGGATTATTAAGGGTTCGAACATTTTGCCAAGACGATGCGCATATTTTTGTGAGGCATAATCAAATTAAAAGCGAAATAAAGCAAGTTGTTCATCTGATTGATGAAGTTTATCAAACTTTTGGTTTTGAATATTCGATTGAACTTTCAACTAGGCCAGAACAATCACTAGGAAGTGATGAAATTTGGAATGATTCAGAAGAGGCTCTAAAGAATGTATTAGATGATCTAGCAGTTACTTATCAATTAAATGAGGGGGATGGTGCATTTTACGGACCAAAAATTGACTTCCATATTAAAGATGCACTTGGACGCAGCCACCAATGCGGCACAATTCAACTCGATTTCCAAATGCCTGAAAAGTTTGACCTCACGTATATTGATGAAAACAACGAAAAAGTTCGGCCGGTGGTCATTCACCGTGCAATTTTTGGCTCAATCGATCGTTTTTTCGGCATACTGATTGAACATTTTGCAGGTGCTTTTCCAACATGGCTTGCTCCTAGGCAAGTACAAATTGTTCCAGTTTCAAGTGTACATTTGGATTACGCATTGAATGTACAATCCGTTTTAAGAAATGAAGGCATACGGGTTGAAATTGATCAGCGGAACGAAAAGTTAGGCTACAAGGTAAGAGAAGCCCAACTTCAGAAGGTTTCTTATACACTTATTCTTGGTGACAAAGAGGTTAGTGATGGAACGGTGAATGTTCGGGAATTTGGTAGTCAGAAAACGGAGTGTTTATCTATTGAAGGCTTTGCTTTGCTAATTAAACAACAGATAGAGCAGCGTGTTCTTTAA
- a CDS encoding sporulation protein yields the protein MVRQFLSTIEYGEMTVNTNVDGPNVAFGETLSGTVYIDGDASDELVDFIVIELLKRSEIDEVIIAKQSIEIMSDIKSKETWMISFEMVPDERWESESETRIQTLILKTTVHLKNGIDIQDEGEITYT from the coding sequence ATGGTAAGGCAGTTTTTATCAACGATTGAATATGGAGAAATGACCGTTAATACAAACGTCGATGGACCGAATGTCGCTTTTGGTGAAACACTTTCCGGCACGGTTTATATCGATGGGGACGCCAGTGATGAACTCGTCGATTTTATTGTGATTGAGTTGTTGAAACGGTCGGAAATTGATGAAGTGATTATTGCAAAACAATCTATTGAAATAATGAGTGACATCAAATCAAAAGAAACATGGATGATTTCGTTTGAAATGGTACCTGACGAGCGATGGGAGAGCGAATCGGAAACTCGAATCCAAACGCTTATTTTAAAGACCACGGTTCATCTCAAAAATGGAATTGATATCCAAGATGAAGGCGAAATTACATATACATGA
- a CDS encoding YjcZ family sporulation protein, giving the protein MGREHGGGEGSSFALLVVLFILLIIIGASFIY; this is encoded by the coding sequence ATGGGACGTGAACATGGTGGTGGAGAAGGTAGCTCGTTTGCTTTGCTTGTTGTGCTTTTTATACTATTGATAATCATTGGCGCAAGCTTCATCTATTAA
- a CDS encoding LCP family protein encodes MEEHYEGPVPKRRRKKKLRIGRVIFLIVTLCFIGAGLYSYTEYNAGKSLAKNNGIDPGPFKGDATDPKYTSVENYLLLGVDDDGSGKSRTDTMMVLSWDKGAGKIRVISFMRDIYAEIPAYKSYKLNTAYYLGKLQTTKDTITGMFGVPIHHYAIVDFANFESIVDIAFPGGVEIDVKKEMSEKIGVTLMPGKKQLNGKELLGYARFRADEEGDFGRVARQQEVISAMKDEAMRPGMIANVPKLAGALSGFINTDLTSKDEISRAISLIMKKGAEVETMTVPIEGSYSFNSYPHAGSVIEVDKVKNKEAISKFLNMKLD; translated from the coding sequence ATGGAAGAACATTATGAAGGGCCAGTACCGAAAAGAAGAAGAAAGAAAAAACTTCGCATCGGCAGGGTCATCTTTTTAATAGTCACACTCTGTTTTATCGGAGCTGGGTTGTATTCATATACTGAATACAATGCGGGGAAATCGTTGGCAAAAAACAATGGGATTGACCCGGGTCCGTTTAAAGGGGATGCTACAGATCCGAAGTATACATCCGTTGAAAATTACTTACTGCTCGGTGTGGACGATGATGGCAGTGGGAAATCGCGGACAGATACGATGATGGTGCTATCTTGGGATAAGGGTGCTGGGAAGATACGGGTGATTTCATTTATGCGTGATATTTATGCGGAGATTCCAGCATACAAGTCGTATAAGTTAAATACCGCCTATTATCTCGGCAAACTGCAGACTACGAAAGACACGATAACAGGGATGTTTGGTGTCCCTATTCATCACTATGCAATTGTTGATTTTGCTAACTTTGAATCGATTGTTGATATTGCGTTTCCAGGCGGAGTAGAGATTGATGTTAAAAAAGAAATGTCAGAAAAGATTGGCGTTACACTTATGCCAGGAAAAAAACAGTTGAACGGCAAGGAATTACTTGGCTATGCGCGTTTTCGTGCAGATGAAGAAGGTGATTTTGGTCGAGTTGCACGACAACAAGAAGTAATCTCTGCGATGAAGGACGAAGCGATGCGACCAGGAATGATTGCAAATGTGCCGAAGCTTGCAGGAGCGTTATCAGGTTTCATCAATACGGACTTAACGTCAAAAGACGAAATTTCACGTGCAATCTCCCTTATAATGAAAAAAGGTGCAGAAGTTGAAACGATGACTGTTCCAATAGAGGGATCCTATTCATTTAATTCGTATCCACACGCTGGATCTGTTATTGAAGTGGATAAAGTGAAAAATAAAGAGGCGATCTCAAAATTCCTTAATATGAAGTTGGATTAA
- a CDS encoding AI-2E family transporter, giving the protein MPMEADENRNKPISNIIRFLGGRSTLFVLISLLLIGLIILIFNRISFIFYPITVFFSTVVLPVILATIAYYLLRPILRLLEKIKIPRIWGILILFIGAMGLITLLVFMVFPFLKIQFNNLVEDFPTYFSQMVLKIDEFLRTSIFASYYESLDINVKNILESGQGDIGKYFTDAVGGIASGLSSFISALTGFVLAIITVPFILFYLLKDGEKLPRYFVQMLPPHMRNDAKTILRDADHQISSYIQGQILVAICIGVMVSIGFLIIGMKYALLLGVIAMFTSVVPYLGPLIAITPAVIIAVASPFMLIKLAIVWTIVQLIEGKFISPQIMGKSLHTHPVTIIFVLLTAGSLFGVPGVVLGIPGYALIKVGVTHLFKLFKIRYNKHVAAEGLYYEDPDGRRLGE; this is encoded by the coding sequence ATGCCCATGGAAGCTGATGAGAATAGAAATAAACCGATTTCGAATATAATTCGTTTTTTAGGTGGGCGTAGCACGTTGTTTGTTCTCATTTCACTATTATTGATTGGCTTAATCATACTTATTTTTAATCGGATTTCTTTCATTTTTTATCCGATTACTGTCTTTTTCTCGACGGTAGTATTGCCAGTCATTCTTGCAACAATTGCTTATTACTTACTAAGGCCCATCTTACGTTTATTAGAAAAAATCAAAATACCACGAATCTGGGGTATATTAATTCTATTCATCGGAGCCATGGGTCTTATCACCTTGCTGGTCTTTATGGTATTTCCATTCTTGAAAATACAGTTTAATAACCTTGTCGAAGACTTCCCTACATATTTCAGCCAGATGGTGCTGAAAATCGATGAGTTTTTAAGAACATCGATTTTCGCTTCTTATTATGAAAGTTTGGATATTAATGTAAAAAATATCCTTGAATCTGGGCAAGGGGATATCGGAAAGTATTTCACGGATGCGGTCGGTGGAATTGCAAGTGGTCTTAGTTCTTTCATTTCTGCTTTAACTGGTTTTGTTCTTGCAATTATTACGGTGCCCTTTATTCTCTTCTATTTATTGAAAGATGGGGAGAAGCTGCCACGTTACTTTGTTCAGATGCTGCCTCCGCACATGCGTAATGACGCTAAAACCATTCTTCGCGATGCGGATCACCAAATTAGTTCTTATATCCAGGGGCAAATTCTTGTCGCGATTTGCATTGGTGTCATGGTTTCAATTGGGTTTCTTATCATCGGAATGAAATACGCGTTACTGCTCGGTGTCATTGCAATGTTTACAAGTGTCGTCCCGTACCTAGGACCGCTTATCGCAATTACTCCTGCAGTCATTATCGCTGTGGCATCGCCCTTCATGCTTATCAAGTTAGCAATCGTTTGGACAATTGTTCAACTCATCGAAGGGAAGTTTATTTCACCGCAAATTATGGGGAAATCATTGCATACACATCCGGTCACTATCATTTTTGTTTTACTCACTGCAGGATCGTTGTTCGGTGTGCCCGGTGTCGTTCTCGGAATCCCGGGATATGCACTCATTAAAGTTGGGGTAACACATTTATTTAAATTGTTCAAAATACGGTATAATAAACATGTAGCTGCTGAAGGCTTATATTATGAAGATCCGGATGGTCGAAGATTGGGGGAATAG
- a CDS encoding NUDIX hydrolase, producing MIIQLVKIRKLDLKGMKFMDVVFKTEKAVFNYRVAGIWIENGHVLLHRDVNESQWSLPGGRVEIAEDSQSSLKREFREELGIDVHVDRMALVIENFFEHGGSDFHEIGFYYAITSKGNPSSYNEAPFHGIEGERLIFKWTPIKELNEVALYPECLRAVLKDMTPYIQHFVVK from the coding sequence TTGATTATACAACTAGTCAAAATAAGAAAGCTTGACTTGAAGGGAATGAAATTCATGGATGTTGTATTTAAAACTGAAAAAGCTGTATTTAATTATCGAGTAGCTGGAATTTGGATTGAAAATGGGCATGTTTTATTACATCGGGATGTAAATGAGTCGCAATGGTCGCTTCCTGGGGGAAGAGTTGAAATTGCGGAGGATTCGCAAAGCAGCCTTAAAAGGGAATTTCGTGAAGAATTGGGAATTGACGTGCATGTGGACCGAATGGCTTTGGTCATCGAGAATTTCTTTGAACATGGCGGGAGTGATTTTCATGAAATTGGCTTTTATTATGCGATAACATCAAAGGGGAATCCATCTTCATATAACGAAGCCCCTTTTCATGGCATTGAAGGCGAGCGATTAATATTTAAATGGACACCAATCAAAGAACTGAATGAAGTCGCATTATACCCTGAATGTTTACGTGCCGTTTTAAAAGATATGACGCCGTATATCCAACATTTTGTAGTTAAATAA
- the glnA gene encoding type I glutamate--ammonia ligase — MNRESILDLAKMQNVRYVRLQFTDLFGKIKNVEIPISQLPKALDNKMMFDGSSIEGFVRIEESDMYLYPDLDTFIIFPFTTEKGKIARLICDIYHPDGTPFEGDPRNNLKRILNEMKVLGFSDFNVGPEPEFFLFKLNDKGEPSLELNDHGGYFDLAPTDLGETCRRDIVFELEEMGFEIEASHHEVAPGQHEIDFKYQSAIRACDDIQTFKLIVKTIARKHGLHATFMPKPLFGINGSGMHCNLSLFKNGENAFYDPNGSLEISDTARSFVAGILKHAQSFTAITNPTVNSYKRLVPGYEAPCYVAWSARNRSALIRIPASRGMSTRVEVRSVDPAANPYLAMAVLLAAGLDGIKNKLTPPETINKNIYVMSKEEREKTGIIDLPATLAEALKKLKADKVITQAIGSHLLERFIEAKEIEWDMYRTQVHPWERDQYLSQY; from the coding sequence ATGAACAGAGAATCTATTTTAGATTTGGCTAAGATGCAAAATGTAAGGTATGTTCGACTACAATTTACAGACTTATTCGGGAAAATTAAAAATGTTGAAATTCCGATTAGTCAGTTGCCGAAAGCACTCGATAACAAAATGATGTTTGATGGCTCATCAATTGAAGGATTTGTACGTATTGAAGAATCTGATATGTATTTATACCCAGATTTAGATACGTTTATTATCTTTCCTTTTACAACAGAAAAAGGAAAGATCGCGCGTCTCATCTGTGATATTTATCATCCAGATGGAACACCATTTGAAGGTGACCCTCGCAATAATCTCAAAAGGATTTTAAATGAAATGAAAGTACTTGGGTTTTCTGATTTCAATGTTGGACCTGAACCTGAATTTTTCTTATTTAAACTCAATGACAAGGGTGAACCATCATTGGAATTGAATGATCATGGCGGTTATTTTGATCTTGCACCAACTGACTTAGGGGAAACTTGCCGTCGCGATATCGTATTTGAACTGGAAGAAATGGGATTTGAGATTGAAGCTTCCCATCATGAAGTAGCACCGGGCCAGCATGAAATTGACTTTAAATATCAAAGTGCCATAAGAGCCTGTGATGATATTCAAACCTTTAAGCTTATCGTTAAAACTATTGCTCGCAAACATGGGCTACATGCGACATTTATGCCTAAACCATTATTCGGCATAAATGGATCTGGCATGCATTGTAACTTGAGCTTATTCAAAAATGGCGAAAATGCATTTTATGATCCAAACGGGTCGCTAGAAATAAGTGATACTGCAAGAAGTTTTGTGGCAGGAATTCTGAAACATGCTCAGAGTTTTACTGCTATTACAAACCCTACTGTAAACTCCTACAAAAGGTTAGTTCCCGGGTATGAGGCGCCATGCTATGTGGCTTGGTCAGCAAGAAATAGAAGTGCACTTATTCGAATCCCCGCATCACGTGGAATGAGTACACGTGTAGAGGTTCGTAGTGTTGACCCTGCTGCAAATCCATATTTAGCCATGGCTGTCTTGTTAGCTGCGGGATTAGATGGCATTAAAAATAAATTAACACCTCCTGAAACAATTAACAAAAATATCTATGTGATGTCAAAAGAAGAGCGGGAAAAAACCGGAATCATTGATTTGCCGGCTACTTTAGCTGAGGCACTAAAAAAATTAAAAGCAGACAAAGTGATTACTCAAGCTATAGGCAGCCATTTGTTGGAACGGTTTATTGAAGCAAAAGAAATTGAATGGGATATGTATAGGACACAAGTACACCCATGGGAACGCGATCAATATCTGTCGCAATATTAA